In Bradyrhizobium manausense, the sequence CGCACCAGTCGCGGCCATCGTCGCCGGACCGTAACCGCGGAATGCCGTACCGGCCGCAATCTGGCTGCGGATCGCCACGATGTCGGCCAGCGCCTTGTCGAGATCGCGCATCGGCAACGCCAAAACTCCACTCCGCCCGGTTCACGGACTGGCTTGGCCAGTCACTTTGTACTGCAAAGTATACCGCGTCACAAAGCAAAGACAAGCCTGAAAGTCGCTCGGCCGGGACGAGACCTGCGCAAACAACTTCCGGTTGCACGAAACCCGCTCACGCAGCTAGGATGCGGCCAAAGCTTTTGGGGGGAAGTCATGTGGTTGAGGTTGCTTGCCGCTGCGGCTCTGTTGCAGCTGGGTTTTGTCGGGCTAGCGCATGCGGCCGGACCATTCGGCTCCGTCAATGTCGGCAACTGGGTCGGCGGGGCCTTCAGCAACGATCAGACCGGCGCCTTCTCCCATTGCGCGGCAACGACGCCGTATGCAAACGGCGTCAACCTCGTCGTTAGCCAGAATGCCACCGGCATTTGGTCGCTGGCCTTCGCAAGTCCCAGCTACCACTTCAACAAGGGCGAGAATGCTGCGATCGACGTGACCTTTGACGGGCAGGAGCAAGCCAGGCTGTACGCCACGGCCTACCAGACCAACATGCTTACGGCCGTCATGCCAGTCAACGTCGTGCGCAAATTTCAGAAGGCGAGCCTGATGGTCGCAACGGCCGGCCGCGCTGTCCTGAATTTTGACCTGACCTCGACCGGACCGGTGATCGCGGCCCTGGCCAATTGCGTCACTCGCGTGAAGGCCGACGGGCTGAGCAAGGCCGGCGATTTCACCAGGGGCGCGGCGAAGCCGGCAGCCACCGCAGACAAGCAAGGCTCGCCGCCGGCCAGCAAGCCGGGCAGAGGGGCCAAGGATAGCTCCGGCTTTGGCACCGGCTTCGTGGTCAGCGCCAGCGGGCACATCGTCACCAACTACCATGTGATCGACGGTTGCAGCGAGCTCAAGGGCAATCTCACCGGCGAAGCCGCGATGGTGTTGCGCGTCGTGTCGAGCGACGCGAATAACGATCTGGCTTTGTTGCAGCCGTCAACGACGGCGACATTCAAGGACTTTGCCCGGATCCGCGATCGCTCGTTCCACTCCGGCGATTCCGTCGTTGCGATCGGCTTTCCCTATCACGGCTTGCTCACGTCGGACTTCACCGTGACCACGGGCATCGTCAGCTCCCTGAGCGGCATGCGCAACGACACGCGCTTCCTGCAAATCAGCGCACCGGTGCAGCCCGGCAATAGCGGCGGCCCGCTGTTCGACACCAGCGGTCAGATCGTCGGCGTGGTCACCGGAAAGATCCCCGGACTGCGCATCGCCGCAATAACCGGAGACATTCCTGAAAACATCAACTTCGCCATCAAGACCGGCGCGCTGCGCGACTTCCTCGACAATTCGGTGGTGCCGTACCAGACAGCCGAGCCGAAGGGCGAGCTCAAGACCCCCGAGATCGCCGGCAATGCGCGTGCCTATACGATGCTGATCTCGTGCAAAGGCACGGACCAGGCGGACGCGAAAAAGTAGAGCCTGGACGGAAGAAAGGCCGCCGCGCCAACCTCCGCTGTCATTCCCCGCCAAGGCGGGGAATCCAGTACGCCGAGGCCAGTCGATTCAATCACACCTCCCTCGGAGTACTGGATCGCCCGGTCGAGCCGGGCGATGACACCTTTTGACGTAGGCCAGGCGTGCGCCTCACTCGCGGTGGCGCGTCCCCCCTCACCCGTGACAGCACGCGCCCTTTGCTTGCGGCTCGTATTGGTCGCGCAGGCGGACCCAGTCCATCGGATAGGGCAGGCCTTCCTCGTGACGGCCGAGCGGGGTGAGATCGAGATATTGATAGGCTGCGTTCATCATGTCGAGGCCGCGGGCGAAACAGGAATAGGTGTGAAAGATCTCGCCGGCTTCGTTGCGAAAGAACACGCTGATGCCGGGTAGCTCCGGACCGTAGAACGGCGTGGTACCGAAATTGTACTTTGGCACGCCCTGCTCGATCTGCTCGCGCGTGAACGAGACTTCGTAATCGTAGTTGAAGTTGTTGCCGCCTGAAGACACCCAATCGAAGCTCCAGCCCATGCGCCTCTTGAAGGCCTCGAGCTTTGCGACAGGCGCCAGCGAGATGGCCGCCATGGTGGTGTCGCGTGCCGCCAGATGCGGCACCATGCGCTCGAAACCGTCGACCCAGAATGAGCAGCTCTTGCAGGCCGCCTCCCAATCCGGCGCAAACATCACGTGCTGGACCACGAGCTGCGGTCGGCCCTTGAAGAGATCGCCGAGCGTCACCTTGCCGGTCGGGCCTTCGAAGACGTAGCTCTTGTCGACCTTCAACCAGGGCAAGGCGCGACGCTCCTCGGCCAGGCGCTCGCGCGCCTGGCTCAGTTCCTTCTCATGCGCGAGATGTGCTTTGCGCGCGGCGACCCATTGCTCGCGCGAGACGATCTGATGTTGCTGCATGACGTTCTCCTTGCTGTCAGGCGACAAAGGTGTCGAGCTTGTCGAAGAACGAGGTCCAGCCACGCTGGTGGTTGTCGCGTGCGGTCTCGTCGAAGAACTGGGCGTGATGGAAGATCATCAGCGTACCGGCGCTGTCGGGCTTCAGCGTGATCGTCACCAGCGACTCCCGCTCCGGCGTTGAATGCCAGGCCCAGGTGAAGACCAGCCGCTCGTTCGGAACGACCTCGCGATAGAGGCCGCCCGCTTCGAAATATTCGCCGTCATCGCGGGTGAACGAGATGCGGTAACGGCCGCCGCTCCGAACATCGAGCTCAGCGCTGAGCGTCGCCGGCTTCATGTTCGGCGGCCCGAACCATTGCACTAGCTGCGCGGCTTGCGTCCAGGCGGCGAAGACTTTTTCCGGCCGCGCGCGGAGCCTACGCGTGAGCGTGAGGCTTGGACCTTCGTTTGCGCGCTCGGCGGCACCGGCGGCTGCGTTGACCATGGTTTGTCCTCCACAAAGGCGGCAAGGCGGTCGAAACTCTCGGACCAGAATTGGGCGTAGCGATTGAGCCAGTTCATCGCCTGCTCCATCGGCTGCGCGGTGAGCCGGCAAGAGACCGTGCGCCCGGTCTTCTCCCGCACGATCAGGCCCGCATCCGTGAGCACGTCGAGATGCTTCATGATCGCCGGCAGCGAGATCGAGAACGGCGCAGCCAGCTCGCTCACCGACAGGCTGTCCTGCTCGCCGAGACGCGCGAGCAGCGCGCGCCGCGTCGGATCGGACAGCGCCGCAAAGGTGCGGTCGAGCGCCTCACCCTGATACTTAACCATAAGGTTTAATATAGGCGCAAACGCCACCCCGTCAAGCGGGAACCCACGCAAGAAAAACCCCGCCTTTCGGCGGGGCTTCATTCGCGTTCATTTTTCGATATCGCTACTCGACCTTGAGACCGGCGAACTCGACGACCTTCTTCCACTTCGCAGTCTCGGCCTCGACCTCCTTGCCGAACGCTTCAGGCGTCTCGACCAGCGGATCGCCGCCCAGCTCGACCAGACGCTTGGTCATGTCGGGCTCCTTCAAGAGCGTGTTGATCTCGTTGTTGAGCTTGGCGATCATGTCCTTGGGCATGTTCTTCGGCGCGCCCATGCCGAACAGGGCGCTCGCCTCATAGCCCTTCACGGTTTCGCCGATTGCGGGCACGTCGGGCAGCTGCGGTGAACGCTCGGCCGTGGTGACGCCGAGCGCGCGAAGCGAGCCGGAGCGGATGTGCTGGATGATCGAGGGCATGTTGTCGAAGATCACCTGCACCTGGCCGCCGAGCATGTCGGTGATCGCGGGCGCGGCACCACGATAGGGCACGTGCTGCATCTTGCAGCCGGTCATCGCCATGAACATCTCGCCGGACAGATGCACCGAGGTGCCGTTGCCGGAAGAGGCCATGTTCACCTTGCCCGGATTGGCCTTCACGTAGTCGATGAACTCGGCGACGGTCTTGGCCGGGACGTCCTTGTTGACGGTCATCACGTTGGGCACGCGCTGGAAGCCGGCGATCGGCGCGATGTCGCGGACAAAGTTGAACTTGAGGTTCGCGTAGAGCGTGGAGTTGATGTAGTTGGCCGGATTGACCAGCAGCACGGTGTAGCCGTCCGGCTCGGCGTTGACGACGGATTCGGTGGCGATGTTGTTGCCGGCGCCCGGCTTGTTCTCGATCACGAATTGCTGGCCGAGCCGTTCCGACAGCCGCTGGCCAATCAGGCGGGCGAGAATGTCGGTGGCGCCGCCCGGTGGATAACCGACCACGAACTTCACCGGCCGGGACGGATAATCCGCTGCAAAGGCCTTCGACAGCGGACCGGCTGCAAGCGGGGTGGCGGCGAGCAGGCCGAGCGCGGAACGGCGGGTGATCATCTCAAGGGTTCTCCCAGGTGTTGTTCTTCAAAGCGTGTTGTTCTTGAAAGGCAGTTGTCTTGATCGTGGCGTCAGCGGCGTTGTAACAAAGCCTGCCCGCTGCGGAAAGTGCGCAGGTTTCGTGACGACGAAAGGATAAGGCATGCCGGTTAGGGTTCACGCCCTCGATCACCTCGTGATCAACGTCGCCGACGTCGCTGTCACCACCGAGTGGTACCGCAAAATCCTTGGCATGGAAGTCAAGGTGTTCGACCCCGGCGGCGGCAAAGCGCCGCGGACCTCGCTTCAATTCGGTCAACAGAAGATCAATGTCCGGCCGCGCGACGCCGACAAGGTGGAGTGGTTCACCGCCGACCACCAGACCGCCGGCAGCGAGGATCTGTGCTTTCTCACGGCGTCAACACCCGACGAGGTGGTGGCGCATCTGAAGGCACATGGCGTCGCGATCGAGGAGGGCCCGGCTGCGAAGCAAGGTGCCCGCGGCACGTTGCGCTCGGTCTATTGCCGGGATCCGGATGGCAGCCTGATCGAAATTTCCTCGTACGAAGATTAGCGCCGAGATCGGTGCCACACGGCAGCTGCCGTGGGTAACGGAGAACCTGGTCTCAGAACGACCCCAGCGCCACCGGGCGGAACGCCTGCAGCAACTGCTGGTCCAGCTTGCCGCCCATGCCTTCCATCATCGTGAAGGCACGCTCGTGCGTGAAGGGCATGCGGTAGGCGCGCTTCTCGACCAGGGCCGCGTAGATGTCGACGATCGTCGTCAGGCGCACGATGTCGCTGATCTGGTTCGACGACAGGCCGTTGGGATAGCCGCTGCCGTCGAGGAATTCGTGGTGATGCAGGACCACGTCGAGCATCTCCGGCGGGAAACCGCCCTGCTCTGCGAGCGCGTCATAGCCGCGGCGCGGATGCTGGCGGACTTCGGCCATCTCCTCGTCGGAGAGCTTGCCGGGCTTGTCGAGCAGATTGGACGGAACGAAGGCCTTGCCGACATCGTGCAGCAGCGCCGCACGCGTCAGACGGCGCTGGTCGTCCTCGCGCATGCCGAGATGCTGCGCGAAGGCGACGGCGAAGCCGGTGACGAACAGGCAGTGCCGATAGCTGCCGACATGATGACAGCCGACCGTTGTGAGCCATTCGCGCAGCGAGGAGTGCTTGATCGCCTTCAAGATCTTGTTCTCGGCGGCGATGACGTCGTCGAAGGTCAGGGCCACGCCGAGCGGCAGCTTCTCGAACATCTTTGCCAGCACCGCATGGGCCGCCTCGACGCCGCGGTTGAGCGTCTTGCCGCGATCGGTCGCGTCATAGGTCGCGGTGTCGGGGAACGCGGCGCGGATGCGCTGGAGGATAGCCTCGGGCTGCAACGGTCGCGAGATCGTGTCGGTGGCGCCAAGCGCCCAGGCCTGCATGGTGCCGTGATGCAGCGCATCGGCGAGCACGAACAGCCGCGGCATCGAACGATAGCCTTCGCCGCGCAGCTTGTTGCGCACCCGCTGCACGCTTTCGGGCGAGCGCAGGTTGATATCGACCACGAGGCCGGAGAGATCGCGCGACGGCTGCTCGGGGATGTCCTGTGTCGTCACCGTCGAGACATCGCCGACGGCCTTCAGGATGCTGGCGAGCTCGGTGCTCGCATCGCTCCGGTCGGAGGCGAGCAGAAGCCGGCGTTTGGCGGCGGATTTGACTGGCGCGTTCATGGCTTCCCCAAAAGCACGGGAGTGTCTTCGCTCAGCCTAAGCCGGATCAGGTTCTCCGGCCCTTAAGAGGCGTGCTCAACGGAACCTGTCGGAATTGCACGCAATTTTACGGGTCGGGTTGCCCCAAACGACGAAAACAACCCCATGCGCAGTAGACCTACCATTGATAACACTGACTTTTTTGCCAACAAAAAGTCCGCCGGAGGTGCCCCGCCGGCGGACTTCTCAGCTCACAACTTCAAGCCGCAACTTAGGCCTTCATCGCCCCCTTCACGGCTTCCGCCGTGATCGGCAGCGCCCGGACGCGGGCGCCGGAGGCGTTGAAGATGGCGTTGCCGATGGCGGGAGCGACGACCGTCACCGCCGGCTCGCCGACGCCGGTGGCCTTCTCGCCATTGGCGATCACGGCGACCGCGACCTCCGGCATCTGGCTCATCCGCAAGGGCGTGTAGCTATCGAAGTTGGTCTGCTCGATGCCACCGTCCTTCAGCGTCGCCTTCTCGTACAAGGCCAGCGACAGGCCCCACAGTGCCGCACCCTCGACCTGGGCACGGATGTTGTCGGGATGCACCTGCGTGCCGACATCGGTTGCGACCGTGAGCTTCTTCACGGTCACCTCGCCCGAGGGCGCGACGGCCACATGCGCGACGCAAGCGGTCCAGCTTGCGGTCGCACGTTCCTGCGACGACACGCAGGCCACGCCCATGCCTTCGCCCTTCGGCAGCTTCTTGGTGCCGTAGCCGGCGAGGCCCATCGCGGCGAGCAACGTATTGCGCAGCCGCTGCGCGCCGCCGTCGTTCTTGCCGGCACCGTCGAGCAGCGAGATGCGGTACTGCGCCGGATCCTTGCCGGCTGCAGCAGCGATCTCGTCGATCATGCTTTCGACCGCCCAGAAGGTCCAACCCGGAGCCACCGAGCGGAGCTGACCCGACGGGGTGGCGTTGTGCGCCATCTCGTTCTTGATCGCGCGCACATTGTGGTTCGGCACGGTGTAGAAGAAGTCCGAACCATTCACCGTGAACGCATCGAGCGGGCCCTTCTTGTCGACCGAAGGCGACAGGAAGTCGGGGATGCCCCAGCGCTGGGTCGGCCAGGCCGAGACGACGTCGTGGCTGAGTGCCACGAGCTTGCCGTCGCCGTCCATGCCGGCTTTCACTTTCTGGTAGGTGAGCGGACGCGAGAAATCCATCGTCATGTCGTTCTCGCGCGTATAGATCACCTTCACCGGCTTGCCGACGGCCTTGGCCGCCTGCACCGCCGGCACCATCATGTCAGCGTCGAGCCTGCGGCCGAAGCCGCCGCCGAGCCACATCTGGTGCATCACCACGAACTTCGGATCGATCCCGGCGGCACCGGCCGCAATTGCGCCGGAGCGCGTCGCGAACTGGTTGCCGGAATAGATGTGCAGGATGTCGCCCTTGAACTCAGCAGTGGCGTTCATCGGCTCCATCGGCGCGTGGATGTTGATGCTGGTGGTG encodes:
- a CDS encoding DUF899 domain-containing protein translates to MQQHQIVSREQWVAARKAHLAHEKELSQARERLAEERRALPWLKVDKSYVFEGPTGKVTLGDLFKGRPQLVVQHVMFAPDWEAACKSCSFWVDGFERMVPHLAARDTTMAAISLAPVAKLEAFKRRMGWSFDWVSSGGNNFNYDYEVSFTREQIEQGVPKYNFGTTPFYGPELPGISVFFRNEAGEIFHTYSCFARGLDMMNAAYQYLDLTPLGRHEEGLPYPMDWVRLRDQYEPQAKGACCHG
- a CDS encoding S1C family serine protease — protein: MWLRLLAAAALLQLGFVGLAHAAGPFGSVNVGNWVGGAFSNDQTGAFSHCAATTPYANGVNLVVSQNATGIWSLAFASPSYHFNKGENAAIDVTFDGQEQARLYATAYQTNMLTAVMPVNVVRKFQKASLMVATAGRAVLNFDLTSTGPVIAALANCVTRVKADGLSKAGDFTRGAAKPAATADKQGSPPASKPGRGAKDSSGFGTGFVVSASGHIVTNYHVIDGCSELKGNLTGEAAMVLRVVSSDANNDLALLQPSTTATFKDFARIRDRSFHSGDSVVAIGFPYHGLLTSDFTVTTGIVSSLSGMRNDTRFLQISAPVQPGNSGGPLFDTSGQIVGVVTGKIPGLRIAAITGDIPENINFAIKTGALRDFLDNSVVPYQTAEPKGELKTPEIAGNARAYTMLISCKGTDQADAKK
- a CDS encoding ArsR/SmtB family transcription factor, with protein sequence MKPRRKAGFFLRGFPLDGVAFAPILNLMVKYQGEALDRTFAALSDPTRRALLARLGEQDSLSVSELAAPFSISLPAIMKHLDVLTDAGLIVREKTGRTVSCRLTAQPMEQAMNWLNRYAQFWSESFDRLAAFVEDKPWSTQPPVPPSAQTKVQASRSRVGSARGRKKSSPPGRKPRS
- a CDS encoding SRPBCC family protein, giving the protein MQWFGPPNMKPATLSAELDVRSGGRYRISFTRDDGEYFEAGGLYREVVPNERLVFTWAWHSTPERESLVTITLKPDSAGTLMIFHHAQFFDETARDNHQRGWTSFFDKLDTFVA
- a CDS encoding Bug family tripartite tricarboxylate transporter substrate binding protein: MITRRSALGLLAATPLAAGPLSKAFAADYPSRPVKFVVGYPPGGATDILARLIGQRLSERLGQQFVIENKPGAGNNIATESVVNAEPDGYTVLLVNPANYINSTLYANLKFNFVRDIAPIAGFQRVPNVMTVNKDVPAKTVAEFIDYVKANPGKVNMASSGNGTSVHLSGEMFMAMTGCKMQHVPYRGAAPAITDMLGGQVQVIFDNMPSIIQHIRSGSLRALGVTTAERSPQLPDVPAIGETVKGYEASALFGMGAPKNMPKDMIAKLNNEINTLLKEPDMTKRLVELGGDPLVETPEAFGKEVEAETAKWKKVVEFAGLKVE
- a CDS encoding HD-GYP domain-containing protein; the encoded protein is MNAPVKSAAKRRLLLASDRSDASTELASILKAVGDVSTVTTQDIPEQPSRDLSGLVVDINLRSPESVQRVRNKLRGEGYRSMPRLFVLADALHHGTMQAWALGATDTISRPLQPEAILQRIRAAFPDTATYDATDRGKTLNRGVEAAHAVLAKMFEKLPLGVALTFDDVIAAENKILKAIKHSSLREWLTTVGCHHVGSYRHCLFVTGFAVAFAQHLGMREDDQRRLTRAALLHDVGKAFVPSNLLDKPGKLSDEEMAEVRQHPRRGYDALAEQGGFPPEMLDVVLHHHEFLDGSGYPNGLSSNQISDIVRLTTIVDIYAALVEKRAYRMPFTHERAFTMMEGMGGKLDQQLLQAFRPVALGSF
- a CDS encoding VOC family protein, with amino-acid sequence MPVRVHALDHLVINVADVAVTTEWYRKILGMEVKVFDPGGGKAPRTSLQFGQQKINVRPRDADKVEWFTADHQTAGSEDLCFLTASTPDEVVAHLKAHGVAIEEGPAAKQGARGTLRSVYCRDPDGSLIEISSYED
- a CDS encoding xanthine dehydrogenase family protein molybdopterin-binding subunit, encoding MNKHVKNVTPETTDLSRRSFLVGTAATGLVLGYAGVPGIGEALAAAPANFEPSVWYAISPDGLVTVTCGKADMGQHIASTMAQIVCEELGAKWSDMRVNLASNDPKFNDPVLGAQITGGSWSTMMNFDAMSRAGAAGRMALTEGAAASMGVPASELVVRDSVISHAKSKKHMSFADVVKGGKATKTFTPDELKAIKLKTPDQYTMIGVSVPQVDIPSKTNGTAKYGMDVMIPGMAYGAVVTPPVRYGATVKSVDDSDAKKVPGFIKAVTLDDKTQTTTGWVVAVANTYANAKKAAAALKVSYDGGPNAKLSSQSLLDEAKRLQKLDDSGQFFVKDGDVGAALGSAAKVLEAEYTTSINIHAPMEPMNATAEFKGDILHIYSGNQFATRSGAIAAGAAGIDPKFVVMHQMWLGGGFGRRLDADMMVPAVQAAKAVGKPVKVIYTRENDMTMDFSRPLTYQKVKAGMDGDGKLVALSHDVVSAWPTQRWGIPDFLSPSVDKKGPLDAFTVNGSDFFYTVPNHNVRAIKNEMAHNATPSGQLRSVAPGWTFWAVESMIDEIAAAAGKDPAQYRISLLDGAGKNDGGAQRLRNTLLAAMGLAGYGTKKLPKGEGMGVACVSSQERATASWTACVAHVAVAPSGEVTVKKLTVATDVGTQVHPDNIRAQVEGAALWGLSLALYEKATLKDGGIEQTNFDSYTPLRMSQMPEVAVAVIANGEKATGVGEPAVTVVAPAIGNAIFNASGARVRALPITAEAVKGAMKA